The following are from one region of the Leptolyngbya sp. 'hensonii' genome:
- the proC gene encoding pyrroline-5-carboxylate reductase, which yields MSIKLGIIGGGVMGEALLSRLIAKDVFAPGEILVGEPHPERRNFLSQQYGVEATAENPLVAARAEILLLAIKPQVFMAVTQNLLQRDGQDSLSLVISILAGVPLAKLEAAFPGKPVIRAMPNTPATVGEGMTALASGPIVSSEHLAQARQIFAAVGEVVEVPEYLMDAVTGLSGSGPGYVAIVIEALTDGGVAAGLPRPIAAQLALQTVLGTARLIQSSQLHPAELKDRVTSPGGTTITGIAVLEQAGFRSALIEAVRAAADRSRELGG from the coding sequence TTGTCTATTAAGCTGGGCATAATTGGAGGCGGGGTTATGGGGGAAGCCCTATTGTCCCGCCTTATTGCTAAGGACGTGTTTGCGCCAGGGGAGATTTTGGTGGGTGAGCCCCATCCGGAGCGGCGCAACTTTTTATCCCAGCAATATGGTGTTGAAGCCACAGCAGAGAACCCCCTCGTTGCAGCAAGGGCAGAGATCTTGTTGCTGGCGATTAAGCCGCAAGTTTTCATGGCGGTGACTCAAAATTTATTACAGAGGGACGGACAAGATTCCCTCTCTCTGGTGATATCCATTTTGGCTGGTGTTCCTTTGGCTAAACTGGAAGCTGCTTTTCCGGGAAAGCCGGTCATTCGAGCTATGCCCAATACCCCCGCCACTGTGGGAGAGGGGATGACGGCTCTGGCATCTGGTCCGATCGTTAGCTCGGAGCATCTGGCCCAGGCTCGCCAGATTTTTGCAGCCGTTGGGGAAGTGGTTGAGGTTCCAGAGTACCTCATGGATGCGGTGACTGGTCTCTCTGGTTCAGGCCCTGGCTATGTGGCGATCGTGATTGAAGCCCTGACGGATGGAGGGGTGGCAGCGGGGTTACCTCGACCGATCGCAGCCCAACTGGCGCTCCAAACCGTTCTGGGCACGGCCCGATTAATTCAGTCCTCCCAGCTTCATCCTGCAGAGTTAAAGGATCGGGTGACCAGCCCCGGCGGTACAACGATTACTGGAATTGCGGTTCTGGAACAAGCAGGCTTCCGATCTGCCCTGATCGAGGCTGTACGGGCAGCCGCTGATCGATCGCGGGAGTTGGGCGGATAA
- the ribBA gene encoding bifunctional 3,4-dihydroxy-2-butanone-4-phosphate synthase/GTP cyclohydrolase II: protein MIASSTIPDEFQFDTIDAALADLKAGRAIVVVDDENRENEGDIVCAGQFATPDLINFMAVYARGLICLAMTGDRLDELDLPLMVTNNTDSNQTAFTVSIDASPHLGVSTGISADDRARTIQVAINPLTRPQDLRRPGHIFPLRSREGGVLKRAGHTEAAVDLARLAGLYPAGVICEIQNPDGSMARLPELIDYARSHGLKIISIADLISYRLQHERFVYRETVTTLPTEFGYFQIYAYRNVLDDSEHVALVKGDPATFKDQSVMVRMHSECLTGDALGSLRCDCRMQLQAALKMIENAGQGVLVYLRQEGRGIGLINKLKAYSLQDMGLDTVEANERLGFPADLRNYGVGAQILNDLGVQKICLITNNPRKIAGLGGYGLEVVDRVPLLIEATSYNSSYLATKAEKMGHMMLQTYLVTIALQWQDEPGSITERYNRLEKLRHLVASYNLLLQEEVRPVAVALFGKSALIFHLGLDQPLVGENNWYSQPNHPYTQAIGEILDTLADSLGLSGLEFLISSGSDPLTGLQMKLDRRSCGLDQLPSTLMSELETQTIYSFSQGRVT, encoded by the coding sequence GTGATTGCCTCCTCAACAATTCCAGATGAGTTTCAGTTTGATACCATTGACGCTGCTCTGGCAGATCTGAAAGCGGGTCGAGCGATCGTGGTGGTTGATGATGAGAACCGGGAGAACGAGGGTGATATTGTTTGCGCCGGTCAGTTTGCAACCCCTGATCTGATCAATTTCATGGCCGTCTACGCTAGGGGGCTGATTTGCTTGGCCATGACGGGGGATCGTTTGGACGAGCTGGACTTGCCCCTGATGGTTACGAATAATACGGATAGCAATCAAACGGCGTTCACGGTCAGTATCGACGCCTCGCCCCATCTTGGGGTGTCCACGGGGATTTCTGCCGACGATCGAGCCAGAACAATCCAGGTGGCCATTAACCCCCTGACCCGGCCCCAGGATTTGCGGCGGCCCGGTCATATCTTTCCCTTGCGGTCCAGGGAAGGAGGGGTGCTGAAGCGGGCTGGCCATACCGAAGCGGCAGTTGATCTGGCCCGGTTGGCCGGATTGTATCCAGCAGGGGTGATCTGCGAAATTCAGAACCCGGATGGCTCGATGGCGCGCTTGCCGGAGCTGATTGACTACGCCCGATCGCATGGGCTCAAGATTATTAGCATTGCCGATCTGATCAGTTATCGCCTGCAGCATGAGCGATTTGTCTATCGGGAAACGGTAACGACCCTGCCCACAGAATTTGGTTATTTTCAAATTTACGCTTACCGCAATGTTCTCGATGACTCAGAGCATGTGGCCCTGGTCAAAGGCGATCCGGCCACCTTTAAAGATCAATCGGTGATGGTGCGGATGCATTCGGAATGCCTGACTGGGGATGCTCTGGGTTCCCTGCGGTGTGACTGCCGGATGCAGTTACAGGCTGCTTTGAAGATGATTGAGAATGCAGGCCAGGGGGTATTGGTCTACCTGCGTCAGGAGGGCCGGGGCATTGGCCTGATTAACAAGCTGAAAGCCTATTCTCTGCAAGATATGGGGCTGGATACGGTGGAGGCCAATGAGCGACTGGGTTTTCCAGCCGATCTGCGAAATTATGGCGTGGGTGCCCAGATTTTGAATGATCTGGGGGTGCAGAAGATTTGCCTGATTACGAATAATCCCCGGAAAATTGCTGGCCTGGGGGGCTATGGCCTGGAAGTTGTGGATCGGGTGCCTCTGCTGATTGAGGCGACCTCTTATAATTCCAGCTACCTGGCGACCAAAGCGGAGAAAATGGGGCACATGATGCTGCAGACCTATCTGGTCACGATCGCGTTGCAGTGGCAGGATGAGCCTGGTTCAATCACAGAACGGTACAATCGCCTGGAAAAGCTACGCCATCTGGTCGCCAGCTACAACTTGCTGCTGCAGGAAGAAGTGCGACCGGTGGCGGTGGCCCTCTTTGGCAAGTCTGCTCTGATTTTCCATCTGGGCCTGGATCAGCCACTGGTGGGCGAGAATAACTGGTATAGCCAACCCAATCATCCTTACACTCAGGCAATTGGTGAGATTTTGGATACTCTGGCTGATTCCTTGGGGCTGAGCGGCCTGGAGTTTTTGATTTCTTCCGGGTCTGATCCCCTGACTGGCCTACAGATGAAACTGGATCGCCGATCGTGCGGCCTGGATCAATTGCCCTCGACCTTGATGTCTGAACTGGAAACTCAGACAATCTATAGTTTTAGCCAGGGGAGAGTAACCTGA